The DNA region ATATTCAATTGTCAAAAGATTTCTATTTACAATTGCAAAAACGTGATAACGAAGTGTTTTTAGATACTAAATGTGAGGTACATGAAGGTGAACAAGTTTGGGATTTAGATCATTCTTATTCGTATAAAATGGATGATCAGGGGAATGTGACGGTAACGGGGGAATGGGATGGGGAATAGCTAATTGAAAGATAACACCTTGAAGTTAAGGCTTCAGGGTGTTCTTTTTAAACGCCGTACTTGGGGCTGTGAACGTCCGAAATCATCATCGGTTTATGACGAACACTTTTCGGCTTTGAGTAGTGCTCCACATATTTTACCAAGACGGCGTTAATAAGCGTTTGGTACTTTGATCCGCTCTTTTCTGCGGCGTCCTTGAAAAATTGCACGCAAGCAGAATCTAGCTGAATTGTGATTTTTTCTTTCTTCTCTCTTTTCGCAAGTTCTGCAGGAGGAGGAAGAAAGTCTTCAATTTCAATGACGGCATCCAATGCCTGAACGATTTCCTTGCTAGGGCTTTTGTACATGTTCTCTACCCATTGATTTCATTTAGTATTGGTTGAAGTCGTTCTCGAATAAGGGTTATGACATCCTTGAAGTCGAGGGGCTCCTTCCACTTAATTCGCCGGAGAAAGCCCTCCCAAAAGCGGATTCTAGTTGGGTCTTCTGCGAACTTGTCGGTGAAGGCGATTACTTGTTTGGGAAGGCTTGTATTTCTGTTTCTAAATGTATTTCTGATGGCGGATTGCAAAATTTTTGAATCAACGGTTTGCTTAGAAAAAATTTGGTACATGTCGAAGAAATCCTTCATTCGACTATTTTCTTCTTCCAATACAATCATTGCGTGAAATTTTTCAGCAATAACTGTTTCTAGGGAATAGGAAAGCAAAATTGTTTCGGGAATTCCTGACAGAAGCGCGGGATATGTGATTTGTACTGGATTTGGGGTTATGATATCTCCAAAACCGATGTCGATGGAAATTCTTTGGACGATGGTGTCGAGGTGGGCTGTCAGCTGTACTCTAACGCCCTTGTACTCCTTGTTTATCATAATGTCATCAACAAGAATATTTTCGTTGTCGAAAACCAACCCGTCTTCTGAGCAGGGCTGTGTGCAGATGTTTGAAAATACGTCTTTGATGTGTTTTTTATCGGATGAAATGTTGTGCCCGAGAAAATCTACATCAACAGTTGGTCTTGAACTGAATTTCTCATAAGCGAATAAAAGAGATCCACCTTTTAGGAAAAGTGAATTTTTGAATGCACTGATAGAGAGCCTGTACAAAAGCCTTTCGTGTACAAAGCGAATGAGAACTTGCTGATAGTTGAGGCCTTGTTTCTTTGTAAGGTCTAGGAGTCTACAGCGAATGGACTTGTCTATAAACTTGACCATTTAGAGCGATACCTCTAGGTATTTTTTTATGGTTGATTCGACTCTCAATTTTTTGGCGTAATCCAGCAACCTTGAAATACTTCGGTCGTTTCTCTGGAGGTAGGTTCGGAGAAT from Fibrobacter sp. includes:
- a CDS encoding BrnA antitoxin family protein translates to MYKSPSKEIVQALDAVIEIEDFLPPPAELAKREKKEKITIQLDSACVQFFKDAAEKSGSKYQTLINAVLVKYVEHYSKPKSVRHKPMMISDVHSPKYGV
- a CDS encoding nucleotidyl transferase AbiEii/AbiGii toxin family protein, giving the protein MYRLSISAFKNSLFLKGGSLLFAYEKFSSRPTVDVDFLGHNISSDKKHIKDVFSNICTQPCSEDGLVFDNENILVDDIMINKEYKGVRVQLTAHLDTIVQRISIDIGFGDIITPNPVQITYPALLSGIPETILLSYSLETVIAEKFHAMIVLEEENSRMKDFFDMYQIFSKQTVDSKILQSAIRNTFRNRNTSLPKQVIAFTDKFAEDPTRIRFWEGFLRRIKWKEPLDFKDVITLIRERLQPILNEING